In the Clostridium beijerinckii genome, one interval contains:
- a CDS encoding polysaccharide deacetylase family protein, with amino-acid sequence MRNNYRYSRYNRNVRIRRKKILILTIIIVALGGLATSIIDDKFFSKDKNVQALASNEAVVSKQDDEANKTKEDDTNAEVQSDSNVDDVASVEKFLTQQAKGQKIEDTDGKKVVYLSFDDGPSETNTPSILKTLKDENVKATFFVLGKAIDQSETNKNLLKQEVEEGHAIGNHSYSHNYKYLYPNGSVNTNNFMSEINKTNESLKKVLGEDFSTRAIRFPGGHMSWKNTGEVDKIMKEKDYHYVDWNALSKDAEGPHKNADQLTEEVKKTVGNKTKVVLLMHDTYGKEETAKALPGIIEYLKNQGYEFRIFK; translated from the coding sequence ATGAGAAACAATTACAGATATAGCAGATATAACAGAAATGTTCGCATACGAAGAAAGAAAATATTAATTTTAACTATTATAATTGTGGCATTAGGAGGTTTGGCTACATCTATAATAGATGATAAATTTTTTTCAAAGGATAAGAATGTACAAGCACTTGCATCTAATGAGGCTGTTGTGTCAAAGCAAGATGATGAAGCTAATAAAACCAAAGAAGACGATACAAACGCTGAAGTACAAAGTGATTCTAATGTTGATGATGTTGCATCTGTAGAGAAATTTTTAACTCAACAAGCGAAAGGGCAGAAAATTGAAGATACTGATGGTAAAAAAGTCGTTTACTTATCTTTTGATGACGGACCATCTGAAACTAATACTCCATCAATATTAAAGACTCTTAAGGACGAAAATGTAAAAGCAACTTTTTTTGTTCTTGGAAAAGCAATAGATCAAAGTGAAACTAATAAAAATTTGCTAAAGCAGGAAGTTGAAGAAGGACATGCTATAGGAAATCATTCGTATTCACATAATTACAAGTACTTATATCCCAATGGAAGTGTCAACACAAATAACTTCATGTCGGAGATTAATAAAACTAATGAGTCTTTAAAGAAAGTGTTAGGAGAAGATTTTTCTACAAGGGCTATTAGATTTCCAGGGGGACATATGTCTTGGAAAAATACTGGAGAAGTAGACAAAATAATGAAGGAAAAAGATTACCATTATGTAGATTGGAATGCATTATCAAAAGATGCAGAAGGTCCTCATAAAAATGCAGATCAATTAACAGAAGAGGTTAAGAAGACTGTTGGAAACAAGACAAAAGTAGTACTATTAATGCATGACACATATGGTAAAGAAGAAACAGCTAAAGCATTACCAGGAATAATAGAGTATTTAAAGAACCAAGGGTATGAATTTAGGATTTTTAAATGA
- a CDS encoding TetR/AcrR family transcriptional regulator: MNKQPEITEQTKRNIIDAFWKILKKKRLDKITVKEIADVAGYNRSTFYAYFTSVSDILEQEENILLHYIHDNASKILFPHLIKGLRPKASDLYFFTKSEHLKILLSENGDPKFKGKLKKTIVPIAFNAFNLPKDNIHAEYLCEFCFSAVISTIIHWYENQEIEIDELFDILWTMVTKGVLFEYKKLI; the protein is encoded by the coding sequence ATGAATAAACAACCTGAAATTACCGAACAAACAAAAAGAAATATTATAGATGCATTTTGGAAGATTTTAAAAAAGAAAAGATTAGATAAAATAACAGTAAAAGAAATAGCCGATGTAGCCGGCTATAATCGAAGTACATTCTATGCTTATTTCACAAGTGTAAGTGATATACTTGAGCAAGAAGAAAATATTTTACTTCATTATATACATGATAATGCAAGCAAAATATTGTTTCCTCACTTAATTAAAGGTTTAAGACCTAAAGCTTCTGATCTATATTTCTTTACTAAAAGTGAACATTTGAAAATTTTGCTCAGTGAAAATGGTGATCCTAAATTTAAAGGAAAACTAAAAAAGACAATTGTTCCAATTGCCTTTAATGCATTTAACTTACCTAAGGATAATATTCACGCTGAATATCTTTGTGAATTTTGTTTTTCTGCAGTAATATCAACCATAATCCATTGGTATGAAAATCAGGAAATCGAAATAGATGAATTGTTCGATATACTTTGGACAATGGTTACAAAAGGTGTACTATTTGAATATAAAAAATTAATATAA
- a CDS encoding efflux RND transporter periplasmic adaptor subunit, with the protein MVKTLTISTSNKDSEYVYSGVVQPHYKSQLAFQVGGKIIKKNVSVGDKVEQGAVLMEVDSRDIEQAVKNSEAAVSLAEAKYKLAEDNLKRYEPLYQSKFISQAEYDNYVNADETAKDALEQANALHTQSLNQLDYCKLCADKSGVISGIDAEEGQVVTPGQKIITLVQNNQLEVEINVPENRIDQLKSAKEINISFSALSDVKLKGSLGEISPVANDASRTYRVRINLIDPPPNIKIGMSSSVSINENNSSSQIWMPLGAVYQPDSSPAVWVVKDNAVTLKNITVKDFGSDQVTVSDGLSEGDVVVTAGITKLREGQDVRVGSDN; encoded by the coding sequence GTGGTAAAAACTCTAACGATCTCAACATCCAATAAAGATTCAGAATATGTCTATTCAGGAGTAGTCCAACCTCACTATAAAAGTCAACTGGCATTCCAAGTAGGAGGAAAGATTATTAAAAAAAATGTGTCAGTTGGAGATAAGGTAGAACAAGGTGCAGTTCTCATGGAAGTTGATTCTAGAGATATTGAACAAGCAGTAAAAAATTCTGAAGCGGCAGTTTCACTAGCAGAAGCCAAATATAAACTGGCTGAAGATAATTTGAAACGATATGAGCCACTTTATCAATCTAAATTTATATCTCAGGCAGAATATGATAATTATGTGAATGCTGATGAAACAGCGAAGGATGCATTAGAACAGGCCAATGCATTGCATACTCAAAGTTTAAATCAACTGGATTATTGTAAATTATGTGCTGATAAATCTGGAGTAATCAGTGGTATTGATGCTGAAGAAGGACAAGTTGTCACACCTGGGCAGAAGATTATAACACTAGTTCAGAATAATCAATTAGAAGTAGAAATTAACGTTCCTGAAAATAGAATTGACCAATTAAAAAGTGCTAAAGAAATCAATATAAGCTTTTCGGCTTTATCAGATGTTAAATTGAAAGGCTCTTTAGGAGAAATTTCTCCAGTAGCTAATGATGCATCACGTACTTACAGAGTTAGAATAAATCTTATAGATCCACCTCCTAACATAAAAATAGGAATGTCTTCTAGTGTGTCTATTAACGAAAATAACTCATCAAGTCAAATATGGATGCCACTTGGAGCCGTATATCAGCCAGATTCATCTCCTGCTGTTTGGGTTGTTAAAGATAATGCAGTCACCCTGAAAAATATTACAGTAAAGGATTTCGGTAGTGATCAGGTTACAGTAAGTGATGGCTTAAGCGAAGGAGATGTAGTGGTGACAGCTGGCATTACCAAACTACGCGAAGGTCAGGACGTAAGAGTAGGGAGTGATAATTAA
- a CDS encoding ABC transporter ATP-binding protein gives MIEFKNIRKDFKNKTILKDITLKINRGELVAIIGSSGCGKTTTLKMINRLIKPTSGKIFINGEDIASKDVIKLRRNIGYVIQQTGLFPHLTIRENIEMIPKVEKLNKASIEKRTLELMDMVGLNSNDFLDRYPTELSGGQQQRVGVARAFATNPEIILMDEPFSALDPITRAQLQEELIDLQSKLKRTIVFVTHDMDEAIKIADKICIMNKGEIIQYDTPENILKNPINDFVDEFIGKNRIWSSPEFIRAKDIMIDHPVTCSKSASLLRCIEKMRSSKVDSLMVIDKENYLLGIITAKQIQNKTDRNIPVEEIMTNKFISVEPDDSIIDILELVKEHRIGQVPVIDDFGVLKGIITKSSLVTTLSSQFLDTEEVK, from the coding sequence TTGATAGAATTTAAAAATATTCGCAAAGATTTTAAAAACAAAACAATACTCAAGGATATTACACTAAAGATAAATAGAGGAGAGCTTGTTGCTATTATAGGATCAAGTGGATGTGGAAAGACCACAACCTTAAAAATGATAAATAGGTTAATTAAGCCAACGTCAGGTAAGATTTTTATTAATGGAGAAGATATTGCATCAAAAGATGTGATAAAACTTAGACGAAATATTGGATATGTAATACAGCAGACAGGATTGTTTCCGCATCTAACAATTAGAGAAAATATTGAGATGATCCCTAAAGTTGAAAAGTTAAATAAAGCAAGTATAGAAAAAAGAACTCTTGAACTTATGGATATGGTTGGTTTAAATAGCAATGACTTTTTAGATAGATATCCAACAGAACTTAGTGGTGGGCAGCAGCAGAGAGTAGGAGTTGCAAGAGCCTTTGCTACTAATCCAGAAATAATTTTAATGGACGAGCCTTTTAGTGCATTAGATCCAATTACTAGGGCTCAGCTTCAAGAAGAATTAATTGATTTACAGAGTAAATTAAAAAGAACTATTGTGTTTGTAACTCATGATATGGATGAAGCAATAAAAATAGCAGATAAAATTTGCATAATGAATAAAGGCGAGATTATACAATATGATACTCCAGAAAATATACTTAAAAATCCTATAAATGATTTTGTTGATGAGTTTATTGGTAAGAATAGAATATGGTCTTCGCCAGAATTCATAAGAGCTAAGGATATAATGATTGATCATCCTGTTACTTGTTCTAAAAGTGCATCGCTTTTAAGATGTATTGAAAAAATGAGAAGTTCAAAAGTTGATAGCTTAATGGTTATAGATAAAGAAAATTATCTTTTAGGAATTATTACAGCAAAACAGATTCAAAATAAAACTGATAGAAATATTCCGGTTGAAGAGATAATGACTAATAAATTTATAAGCGTTGAGCCTGATGATTCTATTATAGATATTCTTGAACTTGTAAAGGAACATAGAATAGGACAAGTACCTGTTATTGATGACTTTGGAGTTCTAAAAGGAATAATTACGAAAAGTAGCTTAGTAACAACTCTAAGTAGTCAGTTTTTAGATACGGAAGAGGTGAAATAA
- a CDS encoding glycine betaine ABC transporter substrate-binding protein encodes MNEFLNYIFTAKEQIISLLFEHIKLTALSVGIAIIIGMPLGILTSYVKKLNKPILGIASVVQAIPSMALLGFAIPFLGIGTPPAIVMVVLYSLLPIIKNTTTGIDNINPDMIEASKGIGLTKFQVLVKVQIPLALPVIMSGIRISAVTAVGLMTMAAFIGGGGLGYLVFSGIRTVNNYQILAGAIPACILALVVDGLFSIVEKLVTPISLQKSNNKSKEAKIKARKIQKTILAATACILVGIFVVTGISHRISNKKVITIGSKDFTEQEILGNILSELIERKTDISVNRKFALGGTQVIFSAMKNGDVDMSVDYTGTAYGDELKYKPISDVEEVYNTVKKDFKDKYNIEVLKQMGFNNTYTLAVTKETAKKYNLKTISDLFKVSNDITATTTLEFLNREDGLVGLSKKYNLNFKNTVGIDGSPRYAALMNKESDVIDAFSTDGLLKKYDLSVLKDDKNFFPPYYAVPVVRAETLKKYPEIQPLVEGVGDLLNNDVMSELNYEVDELKKDPKDVAVDFLEKNGLI; translated from the coding sequence ATGAACGAATTTTTAAATTACATTTTTACAGCAAAAGAGCAGATAATTTCATTACTTTTTGAGCATATTAAACTTACAGCATTATCTGTTGGTATTGCAATAATAATTGGTATGCCTCTAGGAATTCTTACAAGCTATGTGAAAAAACTAAATAAGCCAATTCTAGGAATAGCAAGTGTTGTACAAGCGATTCCAAGCATGGCGTTACTGGGATTTGCAATACCGTTTTTAGGAATAGGTACGCCACCAGCAATTGTAATGGTAGTACTATATTCATTATTGCCAATAATAAAAAATACAACAACAGGAATTGATAATATTAATCCAGATATGATAGAGGCTTCTAAGGGAATAGGACTTACTAAATTTCAAGTTTTAGTTAAAGTTCAAATTCCATTAGCATTGCCAGTAATAATGTCAGGAATAAGAATATCAGCAGTTACAGCAGTAGGGCTTATGACTATGGCAGCATTTATTGGAGGCGGTGGCCTAGGATATTTAGTCTTTTCTGGTATAAGAACTGTTAACAATTATCAAATTTTAGCAGGAGCAATTCCAGCATGTATATTGGCATTAGTAGTAGATGGGCTATTTAGTATTGTAGAAAAACTTGTTACACCAATCAGTTTACAAAAGTCTAATAATAAATCTAAAGAAGCAAAAATCAAAGCTAGAAAAATACAAAAGACTATATTAGCAGCTACTGCATGTATACTTGTTGGAATATTTGTTGTAACTGGGATATCTCACAGAATTTCGAATAAAAAAGTTATTACAATTGGAAGTAAAGACTTCACAGAACAAGAAATATTAGGGAATATATTGTCAGAGCTTATTGAAAGAAAAACAGATATTTCAGTTAATCGTAAATTTGCATTAGGTGGTACTCAGGTTATATTTTCAGCTATGAAAAATGGTGATGTTGACATGTCTGTAGATTATACAGGTACAGCTTATGGAGATGAATTAAAGTATAAACCAATATCAGATGTAGAAGAAGTTTATAATACAGTAAAAAAAGATTTTAAAGATAAGTATAATATAGAAGTATTAAAACAAATGGGATTTAATAATACCTATACACTTGCTGTAACAAAAGAAACTGCTAAAAAATATAATTTAAAAACAATAAGTGACTTATTTAAAGTTTCAAATGACATTACTGCAACTACAACCTTAGAGTTCCTGAATAGGGAAGATGGACTAGTAGGTTTATCTAAAAAATATAATTTGAATTTTAAGAATACCGTGGGCATAGATGGTAGTCCAAGATATGCAGCTTTAATGAATAAAGAAAGTGATGTTATAGATGCATTTTCAACAGATGGATTATTAAAAAAATATGATTTAAGTGTTTTAAAAGATGATAAAAACTTCTTCCCTCCATATTATGCGGTTCCAGTTGTACGAGCTGAGACATTAAAGAAATATCCTGAAATACAACCGCTTGTAGAGGGAGTAGGAGATTTACTTAATAATGATGTAATGAGCGAATTAAACTATGAAGTAGATGAATTAAAAAAAGATCCTAAAGATGTTGCTGTAGATTTTCTAGAAAAGAATGGATTGATTTAA
- a CDS encoding GntR family transcriptional regulator: MEKKIRIVSPVYQQIATDIASKIASGHYQVGEKIYARSVLASQYGVSAETARRAIAILADVDIVDTNKGSGVIIKSTENAIKFIKQYNDVKTVNDLRNDILDKLEEQKKENDLLREQIIDLLDRTDRFKSINPFIPFEIRITKETPYIDKNVAEINFWHNTSATIVCIKRNGCLEMSPGPYAVLRDNDIFYFVGDESCYERVNKFLYP; the protein is encoded by the coding sequence ATGGAAAAAAAAATAAGAATAGTTAGTCCTGTTTATCAGCAGATTGCCACAGATATTGCTTCAAAAATAGCAAGTGGACATTATCAAGTTGGTGAAAAAATATATGCACGTTCTGTACTTGCAAGTCAATATGGAGTTTCAGCAGAAACGGCTAGAAGAGCTATAGCAATACTTGCTGATGTGGATATTGTAGATACCAATAAGGGCAGTGGTGTAATAATAAAATCAACTGAAAATGCTATAAAGTTTATAAAGCAGTATAATGATGTTAAGACAGTTAATGATTTAAGAAACGATATATTAGATAAATTAGAAGAGCAGAAAAAAGAAAATGATTTATTAAGAGAACAAATAATTGATTTGTTAGATAGGACTGATAGATTTAAGTCCATAAATCCATTCATACCATTTGAGATACGTATAACTAAGGAAACGCCATACATAGATAAAAATGTAGCTGAAATTAATTTTTGGCATAATACCTCTGCAACAATTGTATGTATCAAGAGAAACGGATGTCTAGAAATGTCACCAGGACCATATGCTGTGTTACGCGATAACGATATTTTTTATTTTGTCGGTGATGAAAGCTGCTATGAGAGAGTAAATAAATTCTTATATCCATAA
- a CDS encoding efflux RND transporter permease subunit: MKGFNLTEWCLNRKQLVYFLAITIIVSGIFVYPKLGRNEDPEFTIREMYITVVWPGSTASQVEEQVTDKIERRLQDISNKDYIKSYSFPGRSVIFIDLKDDVASDRIRDTWVEVRNDINDMKGSLPSNIVGPNFNDRYDDVYGCVYALTSDGYTYEEMREKAENIRRTLLNVKDVKKVDLIGVQTEKISIQIENTKMAQLGISPNTISSALQTQNSVIPSGMIQTSTDNVYLRVSGMFDNVDNISNLPIKAGNQTFRLGDIASITRGYSDPPDPKMFFNGKESIGIAVSMEKGGNVLNLGENLDKTLDEIKNDLPLGLNIDQVANQPEAVTDSINDFLETFVLALVIVMIVSFVSLGFRTGLVVAISIPLVIAGVFVGMYFLGIPLHKVSLGALIIALGLLVDDAIIAIEMMSVKLEEGWDRFRAGCFAFTSTAFPMLTGTLITCSAFTPIGFSKGSASEYTGSVFTVVTISLLFSWAVSVCFVPVLGFDLIKIKNNENKKSDVYDSKFYNKFRGVLNWCLNHRKLVITTTLILFCTSGYALSHYVQKEFFPAATRPELLVDMTLPQGSSISATQEAADRLSEALKGNKDIVNYSYYVGRGAPRFVLSLEPASQNSNVAQFVILTKDIASRERVNKNVQQLLDSGFENIQSHIKVIQNGPPSNYPVMFRVTGYDNDKVREIAGKVRDAMASNQKLYNINFDWFEKTKAMSIEVEQDKARALGLDSQQISLFLQGQLSGTTASQFRQDDKTVDIIVKMDSVNINDLGYIKNINIPIPSGGFIPMDQIAKINYDAEDGYIVRRDLKPTITVQAEVLPGITGNDAETNIYNQLEDLRKTLPSGYSIDMGGALERSNKGLAQVRDVAPIMIVLMVILLMLQLQNVPKMIMTLLTAPLGIIGVTLALLMLNSPMGFVVVLGILALMGIIIRNSVILVDQIANHIKTGESIREAIIDSTILRFRPIILTAVAAILGMLPLIKNTFWGPMAVAMSGGLFVATILTLFVLPVIYASWYKVDKKPENEIVLENKEVEIKEEEIINEGENE; this comes from the coding sequence ATGAAGGGTTTCAATCTGACAGAGTGGTGTCTTAATAGAAAACAACTGGTTTATTTTTTAGCTATTACAATAATTGTGTCTGGGATTTTTGTTTATCCTAAACTTGGAAGAAATGAAGATCCTGAATTTACTATTCGTGAGATGTACATAACTGTCGTTTGGCCAGGTTCAACTGCAAGTCAGGTTGAAGAGCAGGTTACAGATAAAATAGAGAGAAGACTTCAAGATATATCTAATAAGGACTATATAAAAAGTTACTCTTTTCCTGGTAGATCAGTTATTTTCATTGATTTAAAAGATGACGTGGCTTCAGATAGAATTAGAGACACTTGGGTTGAAGTTCGTAATGACATTAATGATATGAAAGGTAGTTTACCATCAAATATAGTTGGCCCTAATTTCAATGATAGATATGATGACGTGTATGGTTGTGTTTATGCATTAACATCTGATGGCTATACTTATGAAGAAATGAGAGAAAAAGCAGAGAATATTCGTAGGACTTTATTAAATGTAAAAGATGTTAAAAAAGTTGACTTAATAGGTGTTCAAACAGAAAAAATATCTATTCAGATAGAAAATACTAAAATGGCGCAGCTTGGTATTAGTCCGAATACAATCAGCAGTGCTCTACAGACACAGAATTCTGTTATACCATCTGGAATGATTCAGACATCAACAGATAATGTTTATCTTAGAGTAAGTGGAATGTTTGATAATGTTGACAATATCTCAAACCTACCAATTAAAGCAGGTAATCAAACATTTCGTTTAGGAGATATAGCAAGTATTACACGAGGTTATTCAGATCCTCCAGATCCTAAAATGTTTTTTAATGGAAAGGAATCGATAGGAATCGCAGTTTCTATGGAGAAGGGAGGAAATGTTCTAAACTTAGGTGAAAATTTAGACAAAACACTAGATGAGATTAAAAACGATTTACCTCTGGGCTTAAATATAGATCAGGTAGCTAATCAGCCTGAGGCTGTTACAGATTCTATTAATGATTTCTTAGAAACTTTTGTTTTAGCGCTTGTTATTGTAATGATAGTAAGTTTTGTAAGCTTAGGTTTCAGGACAGGATTAGTAGTTGCAATATCAATTCCACTGGTTATTGCAGGAGTGTTTGTTGGAATGTACTTTTTAGGGATCCCACTTCACAAAGTATCACTTGGAGCTTTAATAATTGCACTGGGACTATTGGTTGATGATGCAATTATAGCAATTGAAATGATGTCAGTTAAACTTGAGGAAGGATGGGATAGGTTTAGAGCAGGTTGTTTCGCATTTACATCAACAGCTTTTCCTATGCTTACAGGTACATTGATCACTTGTTCTGCTTTTACACCAATAGGCTTTTCCAAGGGAAGTGCATCTGAATACACTGGAAGCGTGTTTACTGTAGTTACTATATCATTACTTTTCTCATGGGCTGTTTCAGTTTGCTTTGTTCCAGTATTAGGTTTTGATTTAATAAAGATTAAAAATAATGAAAATAAAAAATCTGATGTATATGACAGCAAGTTTTATAATAAATTTCGTGGCGTTTTAAATTGGTGCTTAAATCATAGAAAATTAGTAATAACAACAACACTAATATTGTTTTGTACTTCTGGTTATGCACTTTCACATTATGTTCAAAAAGAGTTCTTCCCAGCGGCAACAAGGCCTGAACTTTTAGTAGATATGACTTTACCACAAGGTTCATCAATTAGTGCAACTCAAGAAGCTGCAGATCGTCTATCAGAAGCTTTAAAAGGAAATAAAGACATCGTTAATTATTCTTATTATGTTGGAAGAGGTGCTCCACGATTTGTTTTATCTTTAGAGCCTGCATCGCAGAATAGCAATGTCGCACAGTTTGTTATATTGACGAAAGATATTGCATCAAGAGAAAGGGTAAATAAGAATGTTCAGCAATTGCTTGATAGCGGGTTTGAAAATATTCAAAGTCATATAAAGGTTATCCAAAATGGTCCTCCTAGTAATTATCCTGTCATGTTTCGTGTTACAGGTTATGATAATGACAAAGTACGTGAAATTGCAGGAAAAGTACGAGATGCTATGGCATCTAATCAGAAATTATACAATATTAATTTCGACTGGTTTGAAAAAACAAAAGCAATGTCTATTGAAGTGGAACAGGATAAAGCTAGGGCACTTGGTTTAGACAGTCAACAAATTTCACTATTCTTGCAAGGACAATTATCCGGCACTACAGCATCTCAATTTAGACAAGATGATAAGACTGTAGATATAATAGTTAAAATGGATTCAGTTAATATTAATGATCTTGGTTATATAAAGAATATAAATATTCCAATACCAAGCGGCGGTTTTATACCAATGGATCAAATTGCTAAAATAAATTATGATGCTGAAGATGGCTATATAGTAAGAAGAGATTTGAAACCCACTATAACAGTTCAAGCAGAAGTATTACCAGGCATAACAGGAAATGATGCAGAAACAAATATATACAATCAGCTTGAAGATTTACGAAAGACCCTCCCTTCAGGATACAGCATAGATATGGGGGGAGCTCTTGAAAGAAGTAATAAAGGATTAGCTCAGGTTAGAGATGTTGCTCCTATTATGATAGTTTTAATGGTAATTCTTTTGATGCTTCAACTCCAAAACGTACCAAAGATGATAATGACCTTACTTACAGCACCACTTGGAATAATTGGGGTAACATTAGCTTTACTTATGCTTAACAGTCCAATGGGGTTTGTCGTAGTGTTAGGTATTTTAGCACTAATGGGTATAATCATAAGAAATTCTGTCATCTTGGTTGATCAAATTGCAAATCATATTAAGACTGGAGAATCTATCCGTGAAGCCATTATAGATTCAACTATCTTAAGATTTAGGCCAATTATCTTAACTGCTGTAGCTGCAATTTTAGGGATGTTACCATTAATTAAAAATACTTTTTGGGGTCCTATGGCAGTGGCAATGAGTGGAGGACTATTTGTTGCAACTATCTTAACCTTGTTTGTACTTCCAGTTATTTATGCTTCTTGGTACAAAGTAGACAAAAAGCCTGAAAATGAAATTGTTCTAGAGAATAAAGAAGTAGAAATAAAGGAGGAGGAAATTATTAATGAAGGCGAGAATGAATAA
- a CDS encoding SDR family oxidoreductase gives MRIFVTGATGFIGSKIVKELLDAGHNVIGLTRSDASAASLTAIGATAHHGSLEDLDSLRSGASLSDGVIHAAFDHDNFITDFEACCETDRNAIEALGSALAGTNKPLVVTFGTAGIKPGDVVTEDDRASESLTAGPRAASEALALSLASKGVRVSVVRPAPIVYGDGEKYGLVTILIEIARSKGFSAYVGDGFNRWPAVNRLDAAKLYRLALEKASTGSIFHAVANEGVPMREIAEAIGRRLSVPTKSISLEEATNHFGALGQLIAADIPASNALTQERLGWKPEHLGLIKDIDRA, from the coding sequence ATGCGTATTTTTGTTACAGGTGCTACAGGATTTATAGGATCTAAAATCGTTAAAGAATTACTTGATGCAGGACATAATGTAATAGGACTTACTAGGTCAGATGCATCAGCTGCATCACTTACTGCTATTGGAGCTACCGCCCATCATGGCTCTTTGGAGGATCTTGACAGTCTTCGCAGTGGTGCTTCTTTATCAGACGGAGTAATTCATGCAGCCTTTGATCATGATAATTTTATTACTGATTTTGAAGCTTGCTGCGAAACTGATCGTAATGCTATTGAAGCACTAGGCTCTGCACTTGCAGGAACTAATAAACCATTAGTAGTTACATTTGGAACTGCAGGCATCAAGCCTGGCGATGTCGTAACTGAAGATGATAGAGCTAGTGAGAGTTTAACCGCAGGTCCTAGAGCGGCTTCAGAAGCATTGGCACTTTCGCTAGCATCTAAAGGCGTGCGTGTGTCAGTAGTTCGTCCTGCACCAATAGTATATGGTGATGGTGAAAAATATGGCTTGGTTACTATACTTATTGAAATAGCTCGCAGTAAAGGCTTCTCTGCTTATGTAGGCGATGGCTTTAACCGCTGGCCAGCTGTTAACAGACTTGATGCTGCAAAACTTTATAGACTAGCACTAGAAAAAGCATCAACCGGATCAATATTTCATGCAGTAGCTAACGAAGGTGTACCTATGCGCGAAATTGCAGAAGCTATCGGCCGTCGTCTTAGTGTACCAACCAAATCAATATCTCTAGAAGAGGCAACTAACCATTTTGGAGCTCTAGGACAGCTTATTGCTGCAGATATTCCAGCATCCAATGCTTTAACTCAAGAAAGACTTGGATGGAAGCCAGAACATTTAGGACTAATTAAGGACATTGATAGAGCTTAG
- a CDS encoding Tim44 domain-containing protein yields the protein MWEIFKEPNKRSKYVKKIVQMLNDSETLYYLNMATDKRNRYDREAMTDLFFFKTKILIVMITLIALLNKLGLPDIIKGYHNGGEFPIKSAFLVGLSFVIIIIHILKLDDYCINNLIYNNEMNKKKKKTNEFINTIKKDPKNISYAFLRSTVKEAFSKVIESLERMNFEMCQKYMSTEFYDGLQSQCKRYSFENIGRIIEELEFIEAEPVGLIHHHDSYKDIVWFVIKYNAKDYVVDETDGEILFGNNKVKEFEQYWKFQKAEENTWLLSDVVAKGERDIKKCFNIIEEF from the coding sequence ATGTGGGAAATATTTAAAGAGCCAAATAAGCGCAGTAAATATGTTAAGAAGATAGTTCAGATGTTAAATGACTCTGAGACTTTGTATTATTTAAATATGGCTACTGATAAGCGTAATAGATATGATAGAGAAGCTATGACGGATCTATTCTTTTTTAAGACTAAAATTCTTATTGTGATGATTACGTTAATAGCACTTTTAAATAAGTTAGGATTGCCTGATATTATTAAGGGGTATCATAATGGAGGAGAATTTCCAATAAAATCTGCTTTTTTAGTTGGTTTAAGTTTTGTAATAATTATTATTCATATTTTAAAGCTGGATGATTATTGCATTAATAATCTTATATACAATAACGAGATGAATAAGAAAAAGAAGAAAACAAATGAATTTATAAATACAATAAAGAAAGATCCTAAAAATATTTCTTATGCTTTTCTTAGAAGCACTGTAAAAGAAGCATTTTCTAAGGTAATTGAGTCATTGGAACGCATGAATTTTGAAATGTGCCAAAAATATATGAGTACCGAGTTTTATGATGGGCTGCAATCACAATGTAAAAGATACTCTTTTGAGAATATTGGAAGGATAATTGAAGAACTTGAATTTATAGAAGCAGAGCCAGTTGGACTTATTCATCATCATGATAGCTATAAAGATATAGTCTGGTTCGTCATTAAATATAATGCAAAGGATTATGTTGTAGATGAAACAGATGGAGAGATTCTCTTTGGAAACAATAAAGTTAAGGAGTTTGAACAATATTGGAAGTTTCAAAAAGCAGAGGAAAATACCTGGCTGCTAAGTGATGTGGTAGCAAAAGGAGAGCGTGATATAAAAAAATGCTTTAATATTATTGAAGAGTTTTAA